A genomic region of Bactrocera dorsalis isolate Fly_Bdor chromosome 3, ASM2337382v1, whole genome shotgun sequence contains the following coding sequences:
- the LOC105224654 gene encoding serine protease inhibitor 42Dd, translated as MKWCLVVVFLLNYFLSRYVAANVIQDRNLFATELFQTIASEKQNENVIISPVAIQTALGLAYYGADGKTAKELQRSLHAQSQSRSGIAKSYYKLLHSFVKPKTTLEIANKIYAKDELVIEPEFREAAEKYFDSDAEQLDFTDEPKAVELINKWLAEKTNGKIQNVLSNVEPDINVALVNAIYFKAKWARPFMDDATSDRVFFINANETVKVPTMFADNWYNYAEYEELDAKAIELFFENTDLRMWFILPNQRNGLYELEQKLKGVDFDELEKRWEWSSVTVNLPKFGFEFDTDLKPYLLKLGIKTMFTDEADFSNIFHESPISTRVSRVQHKAFIDVNEIGCEAAAASVAVGVPMSLPWDPKTFIADHPFVFIIRDPHAIYFTGHIARF; from the exons ATGAAGTGGTGCTTAG ttgttgtatttttattaaattactttcTGAGCCGCTATGTCGCCGCCAATGTAATACAGGATCGTAATCTCTTTGCCACCGAACTCTTTCAAACGATCGCCAGCGAGAAGCAGAACGAAAATGTGATCATCTCACCGGTGGCAATACAAACTGCGCTCGGCTTGGCATACTACGGCGCCGATGGCAAAACCGCCAAGGAGTTGCAACGCAGCTTACATGCACAATCGCAGAGTCGCAGCGGCATTGCGAAGAGCTATTACAAGCTGTTGCATTCTTTTGTCAAGCCGAAGACCACATTGGAGATCGCCAATAAAATCTACGCTAAGGATGAGTTGGTCATTGAACCGGAATTCCGTGAAGCAGCAGAAAAGTACTTTGACTCCGATGCCGAGCAATTGGATTTCACCGATGAACCAAAAGCCGTCGAGCTGATCAACAAGTGGTTGGCCGAGAAGACGAATggcaaaatacaaaatgttttgAGCAATGTCGAACCCGATATCAACGTAGCGCTTGTCAATGCTATCTACTTCAAAGCCAAGTGGGCGCGTCCCTTCATGGATGATGCCACATCGGATCGTGTATTCTTTATTAACGCAAACGAAACGGTTAAGGTGCCCACTATGTTCGCCGACAATTGGTACAACTATGCCGAATATGAAGAATTGGATGCTAAAGCGATTGAGTTATTCTTCGAGAATACCGATTTGCGTATGTGGTTCATATTGCCGAACCAGCGTAACGGTCTTTACGAGTTGGAACAAAAATTGAAGGGTGTGGACTTTGATGAGCTCGAAAAGCGTTGGGAATGGAGCAGTGTAACggtgaatttgccgaaattcggTTTCGAATTCGATACCGACTTAAAGCCATATTTGCTGAAG CTTGGCATCAAGACCATGTTCACCGATGAAGCCGATTTTAGCAACATTTTCCACGAGTCACCAATCAGCACACGCGTCTCACGTGTGCAACACAAAGCTTTTATTGATGTGAATGAGATCGGTTGCGAAGCGGCTGCTGCTAGCG ttGCTGTTGGCGTGCCAATGTCCTTGCCGTGGGATCCGAAAACTTTCATTGCCGATCATCCATTCGTATTCATCATTCGTGACCCTCATGCCATCTACTTTACTGGCCACATTGCCagattttaa